CGGTTCGGTGGTCGTCGAAGAAAATAATGGTGTGGCGCCGCTTCGTTGCCCCCCAGTGTTCATATAGGCCCCATTATCAACACAGATGTATAACACATCATCCTCACGCTCCAGCATCCCGGACAGGGCACCAAACCCGATATCGAAGGTAGACCCGTCACCACCTATGACCAGAACCCTTACACTATCCTGCTTTTGGGCTTTGAGGGCCGCGGCGACGCCGGAAGCGACGGATGGGCCATTTTCAAACAGGTGATGGATCCAGGGAACACGCCAGGGAGAAAATCCATAGGGGGAGGAAAAGGTTTCCAGACAACCGGTGGGAGTCACTACAATAACTTCCTTCCCGGTGGCCCTTAAAATGTGTCTGACCGCCAAGGCCATACCGCAACCGTGGCAGGCCCTGTGACCTGAAACGAAGTAATCTTCTTTTTTTTGGTAAGGCTTCTTTCCCATAATCGATCCCTCAGGGGAAAAGGGTCGGATTAAGTCCCACCCAGTTGGGTTCTTTCAGGAAAGGTGGTTTTTTTCCCACCGTATCCAACTGTTGTAAAATATTACGCAAAGCCCTTTTATTGATTTCTCTCCCACCCAAACCGGCAATAAAGTCCACCAGGAGAGGGGCATTTTTCAGGCCATACAACTTGGCTTTCAAATCCATGCCTACGGCCCCTTCGCTCCCCATGGAAATGTTCGCATCCAAAACCGCGATCCTCCTAGCGCCTTTGATGGCTTCCCAAATATCTTCAAAGGGAAAAGGACGATAACACCGAATTTTTACCATTCCTATTTGATGACCCTCGGACCGTAGATCATCCACCGACTCCTTGACCGTTCCGGATACCGAACCCAGGGCGATTACTATGGTGTCCGCGTCTTCCGTCCTGTAGGCTTCGACCAGGCCCCGATAATCTCGCCCGGTTAATAGAGACAGCTCCTTAAAAATCTCCCTGATCCTTTGTTTCCCATCCTGCATCGCCTGGTGAACTGCGTATTTGAATTCCATCAGGACATTGTCATCGGCATAGGATCCCCAGCTTTTGGGGTTTTTTATGTCCAAAAAGTGCTCTGGTTCGAAAGGGGAGAGAAAGCGGTCAATCTCTTCCTGTCCCATATAAGCCACGCTTTCATAGGAATGGGTCAGTATCCAACCATCCATACACACCATAACCGGAAGGGAAATCTTAGGGTCTTCAGCAATTTTAAAGGCGGCAATATGGGTATCGTAAGCCTCCTGGACGCTTTCGACATAAAGCTGAATGATTCCCGAATCCCGCAGACTCATGGTATCCTGGTGATCGACCTGAATGCTGATCGGGGCTGAAATGGTTCGATTAACCCCGGTTATTACAAAAGGAAGGCGCATCCCGGCGCTGGCATAGATTACTTCGGTCATGAGCAGTAATCCCTGGGAAGACGATGCAGTATAAGCCCGACTCCCGGTGGCAGAGGCTCCACTGACGACGCTGGCTGCCGAAAATTCGGATTCAACCCGGACATACTG
This genomic interval from Deltaproteobacteria bacterium contains the following:
- a CDS encoding pyruvate ferredoxin oxidoreductase, whose amino-acid sequence is MGKKPYQKKEDYFVSGHRACHGCGMALAVRHILRATGKEVIVVTPTGCLETFSSPYGFSPWRVPWIHHLFENGPSVASGVAAALKAQKQDSVRVLVIGGDGSTFDIGFGALSGMLEREDDVLYICVDNGAYMNTGGQRSGATPLFSSTTTEPAGKASMGKRQIKKDLPAIVAAHGIPYVATASSAYLRDLREKVKKAMTYHGSRYIQIDTPCPSVWGFPSDQTLEIGRLGVQCGLVPLFEMEEGQIKTIRKIKQKIPVESYLKPQKRFRHLFAGKGGSEALRQIQALADRNIEKFGLLN
- the porA gene encoding pyruvate ferredoxin oxidoreductase, yielding MSVVEGSEAVAMAIKACRPQVVSAYPISPQTHIVENLAKMVADGELDAQYVRVESEFSAASVVSGASATGSRAYTASSSQGLLLMTEVIYASAGMRLPFVITGVNRTISAPISIQVDHQDTMSLRDSGIIQLYVESVQEAYDTHIAAFKIAEDPKISLPVMVCMDGWILTHSYESVAYMGQEEIDRFLSPFEPEHFLDIKNPKSWGSYADDNVLMEFKYAVHQAMQDGKQRIREIFKELSLLTGRDYRGLVEAYRTEDADTIVIALGSVSGTVKESVDDLRSEGHQIGMVKIRCYRPFPFEDIWEAIKGARRIAVLDANISMGSEGAVGMDLKAKLYGLKNAPLLVDFIAGLGGREINKRALRNILQQLDTVGKKPPFLKEPNWVGLNPTLFP